One Natrinema halophilum genomic window carries:
- a CDS encoding selenium-binding protein SBP56-related protein: MSDASIPDDVEPDHEHEHSHHAEGPGYATPQAAIEESDREKLAYVMSLYVGTDVDAPDFVAVVDIDPDSDTYCKIVDRIELPNRGDELHHFGWNACSSSCHVEGLERRHLIVPGQRSSRIHVVDTKERRNPELVSVIEPEDVYEYDLSAPHTVHCIPDGQILISMLGDADGELPGGFLELNEDFEIEGRWEPPGEIEMNYDYWYQPRQNVMVSSEWAAPKTYYPGFDLDDVEEGRYGRKLHFWDWEAGTVEQTIDLGEEGLIPLEVRFLHTPESTHGFVGAALSSNIFHFWRDEESAARSAADEASGDEPRAADGEGKYRAEKVIDFEAREHPDWDMPVPGLTTDILISMDDRYLFGSNWLHGDIWMYDVSDPSNPRRADSLSVGGTFGEVQEVQGRKLSAGPQMIQLSLDGERLYWTTSLFSSWDEQFYPEEGERGSVMLKADVDPRKGTLELDEDFLVDWGECPAGPARAHEIRWPDGDCTSDVWQ, from the coding sequence AAACTGGCCTACGTGATGAGCCTCTACGTCGGCACGGACGTCGACGCGCCGGATTTCGTGGCGGTCGTCGACATCGATCCCGATTCGGACACGTACTGCAAAATCGTCGACCGCATCGAACTGCCAAACCGGGGGGACGAACTCCACCATTTCGGGTGGAACGCCTGTTCGTCGTCGTGCCACGTCGAGGGCCTCGAGCGGCGACACCTGATCGTCCCCGGCCAGCGCTCCTCGCGGATTCACGTAGTCGATACGAAAGAGCGGCGGAATCCCGAACTGGTCTCCGTGATCGAACCCGAAGACGTCTACGAGTACGACCTCTCCGCCCCGCATACCGTCCACTGTATCCCGGACGGACAGATACTGATCAGCATGCTCGGCGACGCCGACGGCGAGCTTCCGGGCGGGTTCCTCGAGCTGAACGAGGACTTCGAGATCGAGGGACGATGGGAACCGCCGGGCGAGATCGAGATGAACTACGATTACTGGTACCAGCCGCGCCAGAACGTGATGGTGTCCAGCGAGTGGGCCGCGCCGAAGACCTACTACCCGGGCTTCGACCTCGACGACGTCGAGGAAGGAAGGTACGGACGGAAGCTTCACTTCTGGGACTGGGAGGCCGGAACCGTCGAGCAGACGATCGACCTCGGCGAGGAAGGACTGATCCCGCTCGAGGTTCGGTTCCTTCACACCCCCGAGTCGACCCACGGGTTCGTCGGTGCCGCGCTCTCGTCGAACATCTTTCACTTCTGGCGGGACGAAGAGAGCGCGGCGCGCAGCGCCGCGGATGAAGCGAGCGGTGACGAACCGCGAGCCGCGGACGGGGAAGGGAAATACCGCGCCGAGAAAGTGATCGACTTCGAAGCCCGCGAGCACCCAGACTGGGATATGCCCGTTCCCGGCCTGACGACCGACATCCTGATTTCGATGGACGACCGCTACCTGTTCGGCTCGAACTGGCTCCACGGCGACATCTGGATGTACGACGTCTCGGACCCGTCGAATCCGCGACGCGCGGACTCGCTCTCGGTCGGCGGCACCTTCGGCGAGGTACAGGAAGTTCAGGGCCGCAAACTGAGCGCCGGACCGCAGATGATACAGCTCTCGCTCGACGGCGAGCGCCTCTACTGGACGACCTCGCTGTTCTCCTCGTGGGACGAGCAGTTCTACCCCGAGGAGGGCGAGCGGGGGTCGGTGATGTTGAAAGCCGACGTCGATCCCCGAAAGGGCACCCTCGAGCTCGACGAGGATTTCCTCGTCGACTGGGGCGAGTGCCCGGCGGGGCCGGCCCGTGCCCACGAGATCCGGTGGCCCGACGGCGACTGTACGAGCGACGTCTGGCAGTGA
- the ligA gene encoding NAD-dependent DNA ligase LigA — protein sequence MAAADENADEDNPYLQDPPTDFAPVADLSEDEAERQVELLREAIREHDRRYYVESEPLIADRTYDALFARLRDLEEAFDLSHPDSPTRAVGGEPLEEFETVSHVAPMLSIDQSGEAEDVREFGDRVEREVGSVRYVCEPKFDGISIEFVYEDGRLERAVTRGDGREGDDVTRNARTIGSVPQRLHGDYPDFLAVRGEVYMPKDAFQQHNRERIERGDEAFANPRNATAGTIRQLDPSVVAERPLEVFFFDVLEASELEDSHWSELERFSTYGLRTNDRVEMVDGVEGAIDYRDRLLEVRDDLDYEIDGVVLKVDSRDAREELGRTARHDRWAFAYKFPARAEVTRIADVAVQVGRTGRLTPVALLEPVDVGGVTVSRASLHNPEEIAEKNVNVGDTVRVQRAGDVIPYVEEVVEKGSEGHYEMPDTCPVCGSPVERDGPIAFCTGGLGCDAQLRRSIEYYAGDDGLDLEGLGEESVRQLVDAGLLTTVADLYELDREDLTDLEGWGETSAENLLAEIDASREPALADFISAMGIPHVGPTTARELAREFGRFDAFRQVAEEEPDRLEGVDDVGETVAETIHDFFTSEANAAVVDDVLGHVIPQEAAVDTGGDELEGLTFVFTGSLEDVTRSEAQELVEAHGANATSSVSGNTDYLVAGDNPGATKREDADANDVPIVDEDEFRALLADEGIDLA from the coding sequence ATGGCAGCTGCCGACGAGAACGCGGACGAAGACAATCCCTATCTCCAGGATCCGCCGACGGACTTCGCGCCGGTCGCGGACCTCTCCGAGGACGAAGCCGAGCGGCAAGTGGAACTGCTTCGGGAGGCCATTCGCGAGCACGACCGCCGGTATTACGTCGAGAGCGAGCCGTTGATCGCCGACCGAACCTACGACGCGCTGTTCGCTCGGTTGCGCGACCTCGAGGAGGCCTTCGACCTCTCCCATCCCGACAGCCCGACTCGAGCCGTCGGGGGGGAGCCCCTCGAGGAATTCGAGACGGTCTCCCACGTCGCGCCGATGCTCTCGATCGACCAGAGCGGGGAGGCCGAGGACGTCCGGGAATTCGGCGATCGGGTCGAGCGGGAAGTCGGATCCGTCCGGTACGTCTGTGAACCCAAATTCGACGGAATCTCCATCGAGTTCGTGTACGAGGACGGGCGCCTCGAGCGCGCGGTCACCCGCGGGGACGGCCGCGAGGGCGACGACGTCACCCGTAACGCCCGCACCATCGGTTCCGTCCCGCAGCGGCTTCACGGCGACTATCCCGACTTCCTGGCGGTTCGCGGCGAGGTCTACATGCCCAAAGACGCCTTCCAGCAGCACAACCGCGAGCGCATCGAACGCGGCGATGAGGCGTTTGCGAACCCGCGCAACGCCACCGCCGGAACGATCCGACAGCTCGATCCCTCGGTCGTCGCCGAGCGCCCGCTCGAGGTCTTCTTCTTCGACGTCCTCGAAGCGAGCGAACTCGAAGACTCCCATTGGAGCGAGCTCGAACGCTTCTCCACGTACGGCCTGCGGACGAACGACCGCGTCGAGATGGTGGACGGTGTCGAGGGTGCGATCGACTATCGCGATCGGCTGCTCGAGGTACGCGACGACCTGGACTACGAAATCGACGGGGTCGTCCTCAAGGTCGATTCCCGAGACGCTCGCGAGGAACTCGGCCGGACGGCCCGCCACGACCGGTGGGCGTTCGCCTACAAGTTCCCCGCTCGCGCGGAGGTCACGAGGATCGCCGACGTGGCGGTCCAGGTCGGACGGACGGGCCGTCTGACGCCCGTCGCCCTGCTCGAACCGGTCGACGTCGGCGGCGTCACCGTGTCGCGAGCGAGCCTCCACAATCCCGAGGAGATCGCCGAGAAGAACGTCAACGTGGGCGACACCGTCCGCGTCCAACGCGCGGGTGACGTCATCCCGTACGTCGAGGAAGTCGTCGAGAAAGGGAGCGAGGGCCATTACGAGATGCCCGACACCTGTCCCGTCTGCGGCAGTCCCGTCGAACGCGACGGTCCCATCGCGTTCTGTACCGGCGGCCTGGGCTGTGACGCCCAGCTGCGGCGTTCGATCGAGTACTACGCGGGCGACGACGGTCTCGACCTCGAGGGGCTCGGCGAGGAGAGCGTCCGCCAGCTCGTCGACGCCGGCCTGCTCACGACCGTCGCGGACCTGTACGAACTCGACCGGGAGGACCTCACAGACCTCGAAGGGTGGGGCGAAACCAGCGCCGAGAATTTGCTCGCGGAGATCGACGCCAGTCGCGAACCGGCGCTGGCCGACTTCATATCCGCCATGGGGATTCCCCACGTCGGCCCGACGACGGCCCGCGAACTGGCCCGCGAGTTCGGCCGGTTCGATGCGTTCCGCCAGGTCGCCGAGGAAGAGCCCGACCGACTCGAGGGCGTCGACGACGTGGGCGAAACGGTCGCCGAGACGATCCACGATTTCTTTACGAGCGAGGCCAACGCAGCCGTGGTCGACGACGTACTCGGTCACGTCATCCCACAGGAAGCCGCAGTCGATACCGGCGGCGACGAACTCGAGGGACTCACGTTCGTTTTCACCGGCTCGCTCGAAGACGTGACCAGAAGCGAAGCCCAAGAGCTCGTCGAAGCTCACGGCGCAAACGCGACGAGCAGCGTCTCGGGCAACACGGACTACCTCGTCGCCGGCGACAATCCCGGTGCGACGAAGCGCGAAGACGCCGATGCCAACGACGTCCCCATCGTCGACGAGGACGAGTTCCGGGCGCTGCTCGCAGACGAGGGAATCGACCTCGCGTAG
- a CDS encoding 2Fe-2S iron-sulfur cluster-binding protein, whose translation MTGAPSHDVRLEWPDGRTRSMDIREDETVLEGADRVDVALPFGCRTGACGTCTGRLLEVDESDPADAGRDSGAGAVEAAFAYRRRPRALKDRHRDDGYVLLCIASPRVDCRIAVGSSVHAELVENPWK comes from the coding sequence ATGACCGGGGCACCGAGCCACGACGTCCGCCTCGAGTGGCCCGACGGACGAACGCGGTCGATGGACATCCGCGAGGATGAGACGGTGCTCGAAGGGGCCGACCGCGTCGACGTCGCGCTGCCGTTTGGCTGTCGGACCGGCGCGTGCGGGACCTGTACTGGGCGACTGCTCGAGGTCGACGAGTCAGATCCGGCGGATGCCGGGCGCGACAGCGGAGCGGGCGCTGTCGAAGCCGCGTTCGCGTACCGTCGACGACCGCGGGCCCTGAAGGATCGACACCGAGACGACGGCTACGTGCTCCTGTGTATCGCCTCGCCGCGGGTCGACTGTCGGATCGCCGTCGGCTCGAGCGTTCACGCCGAACTGGTGGAAAATCCGTGGAAGTGA
- a CDS encoding ABC transporter ATP-binding protein encodes MQALTVDNLTKSFGQTVALDDLSFEVKTGEVFGFLGPNGAGKSTTINVVLDFVRPTAGSVTVLGMDAQRHSRDIRKRTGVLPEGVETYDRLTARQHLEFAIDSKNADDSPEALLERVGLEDDIDRKAGGYSKGMAQRLMLAMALVGDPELLILDEPSTGLDPNGAREMREIVREENERGATVFFSSHVMGQVEAVCDRVGILRDGEMVAVDSVEGLRDSVESGTTLRVTVDRIDDDALQAVRSLRDVTDVTVEERNPPTIVATVEGSKTAVLSALEDRGIEIEDFETTEASLEDVFQSYTTGSTTGVHAR; translated from the coding sequence ATGCAGGCTCTTACAGTCGACAACCTGACCAAGTCATTTGGTCAGACCGTCGCCCTCGACGACCTCTCGTTCGAGGTCAAAACGGGCGAGGTGTTCGGCTTTTTAGGCCCGAACGGCGCCGGCAAGTCGACGACGATCAACGTCGTCCTCGATTTCGTCCGCCCGACCGCCGGTTCCGTCACCGTCCTCGGTATGGACGCTCAGCGCCACAGCCGGGACATCAGAAAACGAACCGGCGTGCTCCCCGAGGGCGTCGAGACGTACGATCGCCTGACCGCCCGCCAGCACCTCGAGTTCGCAATCGACTCGAAAAACGCCGACGACAGCCCCGAAGCGCTATTGGAACGCGTGGGCCTCGAGGACGACATCGACAGAAAGGCCGGCGGGTATTCGAAGGGGATGGCTCAGCGGCTCATGCTCGCGATGGCGCTGGTCGGCGACCCGGAACTCCTCATCCTGGACGAACCGTCGACCGGTCTCGACCCGAACGGGGCCCGCGAGATGCGCGAAATCGTTCGCGAAGAGAACGAGCGAGGTGCGACCGTGTTCTTCTCGAGTCACGTCATGGGACAGGTCGAGGCGGTCTGCGATCGCGTTGGCATCCTTCGGGACGGCGAAATGGTCGCCGTCGACTCGGTCGAGGGTCTGCGCGACTCCGTCGAAAGCGGCACCACGCTGCGCGTGACCGTCGACCGAATCGATGACGACGCTCTCCAGGCAGTTCGCTCGCTCCGCGACGTCACCGATGTCACCGTCGAGGAACGGAATCCGCCCACGATCGTCGCGACCGTCGAGGGTTCGAAGACGGCCGTTCTCTCGGCGCTCGAGGACCGCGGCATCGAGATCGAGGACTTCGAGACGACCGAAGCCTCGCTCGAGGACGTCTTCCAGTCGTATACGACTGGATCAACGACAGGGGTGCACGCGCGATGA
- a CDS encoding ArsA family ATPase, with protein sequence MTDCIFYGGKGGVGKTTCAAATGLSLSAAGKATLVVSTDPAHSLADSFEVDLGPDPIELEGLEIAASLGSNADTPGGLWAVEIDPETQKERYEKLAQALAADLRSAGVRLSDEEIERFFAGGVPAGSDEIAALDLLVEYVDSGEWDTIVFDTAPTGHTLRLFDMPEVMGLALETAQSLRGQVRRIGSAARTAFLGPISVMTGDRDETDDLAAFQARLERARELLVDPERTEFRVVLIPESMAISETERLVERLREAGVPVERLVVNRVLEDPHEGCPRCRSRHRRHEERLAEIRAMFRDLEVVTLPDLEGEVQGRESLATIAERLPN encoded by the coding sequence ATGACCGATTGCATCTTCTACGGTGGCAAAGGCGGCGTTGGCAAGACGACCTGCGCGGCGGCGACCGGCCTCTCGTTGTCAGCCGCCGGAAAGGCGACACTTGTCGTCTCGACTGATCCGGCCCACTCGCTGGCCGACTCTTTCGAGGTGGACCTGGGACCCGATCCGATCGAACTCGAGGGCCTCGAGATCGCGGCGTCGCTCGGGTCCAATGCCGACACTCCCGGCGGCCTGTGGGCCGTCGAGATCGATCCCGAGACGCAAAAAGAGCGCTACGAGAAACTGGCACAGGCGCTCGCTGCCGACCTCCGTAGTGCGGGAGTCCGTCTCTCCGACGAGGAAATCGAACGATTCTTCGCCGGAGGCGTGCCGGCCGGCAGCGACGAGATAGCGGCGCTAGATCTTCTGGTCGAGTACGTCGATTCGGGCGAGTGGGACACCATCGTCTTCGATACCGCACCGACGGGGCACACCTTACGGTTGTTCGACATGCCCGAGGTGATGGGACTGGCACTCGAGACGGCTCAGTCGCTGCGCGGACAGGTTCGCCGGATCGGATCGGCCGCCCGGACGGCGTTTCTCGGCCCGATATCGGTGATGACCGGTGATCGGGACGAAACGGACGATCTCGCGGCGTTTCAGGCTCGTCTCGAGCGCGCCCGCGAACTGCTCGTCGATCCTGAGCGCACCGAGTTTCGCGTCGTGCTCATCCCGGAGTCGATGGCCATCTCGGAGACGGAGCGACTCGTCGAACGACTTCGGGAAGCCGGCGTCCCGGTCGAACGACTGGTCGTGAACCGAGTCCTCGAGGACCCCCACGAAGGGTGTCCGCGCTGTCGATCGCGCCACCGTCGCCACGAGGAGCGACTCGCGGAGATTCGGGCGATGTTTCGAGACCTCGAGGTCGTAACGTTGCCCGACCTCGAGGGGGAAGTACAGGGCCGCGAGTCCCTCGCTACGATTGCCGAGCGACTGCCGAACTGA
- a CDS encoding ABC transporter permease, with amino-acid sequence MSADVGTAPDETKRGSASSSINPVSVRAVARKDFQDSIRSWLFWGLSAFFFLLLVIAAGILSSLGRDVTAQVSMFDVIVFWLIRITKIIVPLIALILGWKSIAGERESGSIKILLSLPHSRKDVILGKLLGRSAVLTVSLTVGFALAAVPIAAILGTFDVANYVGLLVMSIIYGVAYTSIAVSLSSLTPSTTIAGAGIISVFFLFYGVWNGLLGTFQLLGQRDILFFDTVTYTREIQGQEVLAERPPNWAYFIRAIDPGEAYINGLRLLTDVDLIENIVAFNAQLFGGEYPFYLTDWFSVLILLFWIVVPTAVALYRFDRVDI; translated from the coding sequence ATGAGTGCTGACGTGGGAACTGCGCCCGACGAAACGAAACGGGGGTCGGCCTCGAGTTCGATCAATCCCGTGAGCGTTCGTGCGGTTGCGAGAAAAGACTTTCAGGATTCGATCCGCTCGTGGTTGTTCTGGGGCCTGAGCGCGTTTTTCTTCCTCTTGCTGGTCATCGCGGCGGGTATTCTCTCTTCTCTCGGCAGAGATGTCACAGCACAGGTTTCGATGTTCGACGTTATCGTCTTCTGGCTCATTCGGATCACGAAAATCATCGTGCCGCTTATCGCGTTGATACTGGGCTGGAAGTCGATCGCTGGCGAACGCGAATCCGGGAGCATCAAGATCCTTCTTTCGTTGCCCCACTCGCGAAAGGACGTCATTCTCGGAAAGCTTCTCGGCAGGTCGGCCGTTCTGACGGTATCGCTAACAGTCGGGTTCGCGCTTGCTGCAGTTCCCATCGCCGCAATTCTCGGGACCTTCGATGTTGCCAACTATGTCGGATTGCTCGTGATGTCGATCATCTACGGCGTCGCCTACACGAGTATCGCCGTCTCCCTCTCGTCGCTGACGCCGTCGACGACCATAGCAGGTGCGGGGATAATCAGCGTGTTTTTCCTCTTCTATGGCGTCTGGAACGGCCTCCTTGGAACGTTCCAACTGCTCGGCCAGCGCGACATCCTCTTTTTCGACACCGTGACGTACACGCGGGAGATTCAGGGACAGGAGGTACTCGCAGAGCGGCCACCGAACTGGGCATACTTTATCCGTGCCATCGATCCCGGAGAGGCGTACATCAATGGTCTCAGGCTGCTCACTGACGTGGACTTGATCGAGAACATCGTCGCTTTCAACGCGCAACTGTTCGGCGGCGAGTATCCGTTCTACCTGACGGACTGGTTCTCGGTTTTGATCCTGCTGTTCTGGATCGTCGTCCCGACCGCGGTCGCCCTCTACCGATTCGATCGCGTCGACATCTGA